GATCGCCTCGGATCCGGGCCGATACCTGTACCCCTTGTGGAACCGCCTGGCCAGTGGGAGCTACATGCCCCCGCCGGTGCGCGAGAAGCGGATTCCCAAGGGAGACGGCAAGGAACGGAAACTGGGAATCCCGACGATTCTGGACCGTGTGGCGCAGCAGACGATCCGCGCGGAGCTGGAAGCGGAGGTGGAACCGATGTTCCATCCCGACTCGTACGGCTACCGTCCGCACTGCAGTGCCCACGATGCTCTTCGGCAGTGCAATGCGCGTTGCCGGGGGCAATGGTATGTGATCGATCTGGACATCCGGGCGTTCTTTGACACGATCGACCATGAGAGGATGCTGTCGATCCTTCGGCAGTACACGGACAAGAAGCACATCCTGCTTTACTGCAAGCGATGGCTGGAAGCGCCGACGATGAAGGAAGATGGGGGCATGGAGGAACGCGATCGCGGTACGCCTCAAGGCGGCGTGATCAGCCCACTCCTGGCCAACCTGTACCTGCATGAAGCCTTTGATCTCTGGCTTTGGGAAACCGAACCGGGGGTGGAGTTCGAGCGGTACGCCGACGACATTGTGGTGCATGTATCCAGTCGTGAGCAAGCGGAGAATTTGCTTGGTCGGATTCGGGAACGGCTCGGGGCCTATGGTCTCGAGCTGA
This DNA window, taken from Fibrobacterota bacterium, encodes the following:
- the ltrA gene encoding group II intron reverse transcriptase/maturase yields the protein MTDLMQAKSQPIGKRQVWEAWKHVRGGGKATGVDGLSMDEIASDPGRYLYPLWNRLASGSYMPPPVREKRIPKGDGKERKLGIPTILDRVAQQTIRAELEAEVEPMFHPDSYGYRPHCSAHDALRQCNARCRGQWYVIDLDIRAFFDTIDHERMLSILRQYTDKKHILLYCKRWLEAPTMKEDGGMEERDRGTPQGGVISPLLANLYLHEAFDLWLWETEPGVEFERYADDIVVHVSSREQAENLLGRIRERLGAYGLELSEEKTKIVYCWKGTRPPSANSGCDRSFDFLGFQFRPRYMAKIEGRKGGGLWIFSPGISPKSEKRISATLRELRIFRWQNVTLEEVSKRLAPMIRGWLGYYSLYSPSEMIGLWWRLNMCLIKWARRKFSLPTFGAAFVRLQLICRRQPCLFPHWSRGFTI